One Bacillota bacterium genomic region harbors:
- a CDS encoding LCP family protein encodes MGRYLRIPVAVVLVLALTIGAGYGGVRYLVMPYLFPGVDGNSEEGEGLVPGRMNVLVLGSDAQGGETVARADSILFVSADPKQQQVAILSIPRDTRVQVPGHGWDKINSATVHGGPELALAVVSDLLGVPLDYYVMTNFEGFRDIVDILGGVTIDVERRMYYRDPMADPPLLIDLQPGEQRLDGDKALQYVRYRSDGLGDITRTQRQQKFLIALAEEMMKPRNIVKLPKLVPKIDDCVDTNMSVREMIRWAALARNLNGVKMVSATLPGGFLDYRGISYWSVDPVRAREVAARLLNGEEIDGWLDESQVPAVAQRPSGAASATVNAAPPPPPAPALAPPAQAEPQPAPPDGGSPPAATPGGQDGGGVSGEPSPPPPENPPPPPEDPLAPPAGPVTPPPDGGYGIPFSELGWLVPSPPPG; translated from the coding sequence TTGGGCAGGTATTTAAGGATTCCGGTTGCCGTGGTCCTGGTCCTGGCCCTCACTATCGGTGCCGGTTACGGCGGAGTCCGGTATCTGGTGATGCCCTACCTTTTCCCCGGCGTAGATGGCAATTCCGAAGAGGGGGAAGGCCTTGTGCCCGGGCGGATGAATGTTTTAGTTCTCGGAAGCGATGCCCAGGGGGGAGAAACCGTCGCCCGGGCCGATTCGATCTTGTTTGTGAGCGCCGATCCCAAACAGCAACAGGTGGCCATCCTGTCCATTCCGCGCGACACCCGGGTACAGGTCCCGGGGCACGGCTGGGACAAGATCAACTCGGCGACCGTCCACGGCGGTCCGGAACTGGCCTTGGCGGTGGTGTCCGATTTGCTGGGCGTGCCGTTGGACTACTATGTGATGACCAACTTCGAAGGGTTCCGGGACATCGTGGATATTCTAGGCGGCGTGACCATCGACGTGGAGCGGCGGATGTACTACCGCGACCCGATGGCCGACCCGCCCCTGCTGATCGACCTCCAGCCCGGCGAACAGCGGTTGGACGGGGATAAAGCGCTGCAATACGTCCGCTACCGTTCGGACGGCCTGGGCGACATCACCCGCACCCAGCGGCAGCAGAAGTTCCTGATTGCGCTGGCCGAGGAAATGATGAAACCCCGGAACATCGTGAAGTTGCCCAAACTGGTGCCCAAGATCGACGACTGCGTCGACACGAACATGAGCGTCCGGGAGATGATCCGGTGGGCCGCCCTGGCCCGGAATCTGAACGGAGTAAAAATGGTGTCCGCCACTTTGCCGGGAGGGTTCCTGGACTACCGCGGGATCAGCTACTGGTCGGTCGACCCGGTCCGGGCCAGGGAGGTGGCGGCCCGGCTGCTCAACGGGGAGGAGATCGACGGTTGGCTGGACGAATCTCAAGTTCCGGCCGTAGCCCAAAGACCGTCCGGAGCGGCATCGGCAACGGTAAACGCCGCCCCGCCTCCGCCTCCGGCCCCGGCGCTGGCTCCGCCGGCTCAAGCCGAACCGCAACCGGCTCCGCCGGATGGTGGTTCCCCGCCGGCGGCGACCCCGGGCGGGCAGGACGGCGGTGGTGTCTCCGGCGAACCCTCGCCCCCGCCACCGGAGAACCCGCCCCCGCCGCCGGAAGACCCGTTGGCGCCGCCTGCAGGGCCCGTGACCCCGCCGCCGGACGGCGGATACGGCATCCCTTTTTCCGAGCTGGGCTGGCTGGTGCCGTCCCCGCCGCCGGGCTAG
- a CDS encoding MraY family glycosyltransferase, which produces MQLTLPLLLAAVLSLFVTPLVIRMARRLGAVDEPNHRKIHQRPMPRLGGLAVYLVFTAVVLLTQPLTTPLLGLLTGATIIVLLGVWDDIRGASPRLKLAVQFLAALALIPFGFHVEFLTNPLGGIIYLGWWGIPLTVFWVVAVTNALNLIDGLDGLAAGTALIASFTLAVVAAVAGNMAVVAVTLILAGALLGFLRYNFHPARVFLGDTGSMFLGFTLATLAIMGLTKGATALSVIIPVVILGIPLTDTAFAVLRRYRNGSPIFYPDKGHLHHRLLGAGLTHRGAVLSMYGVNVVLGGSAVLLTILSTEQAVLMLFILAVLLLTAANRVGMFGSAAGEPSPEVAAQTGKRSDL; this is translated from the coding sequence GTGCAACTGACTTTACCCCTGCTCTTGGCCGCCGTCTTAAGCCTATTCGTCACCCCGCTGGTGATCAGGATGGCCCGGCGGTTGGGCGCGGTCGATGAACCAAACCACCGCAAGATTCACCAGCGCCCGATGCCCCGGCTGGGAGGCCTGGCGGTCTACCTGGTGTTCACGGCCGTGGTACTCCTGACTCAGCCCTTGACCACGCCGCTTCTGGGCCTGCTGACCGGGGCCACCATTATCGTGCTCCTCGGCGTGTGGGACGACATTCGGGGCGCTTCCCCCCGGCTGAAGCTGGCTGTGCAGTTCCTGGCGGCGCTGGCGCTGATCCCCTTCGGGTTTCACGTGGAATTCTTGACCAACCCGCTGGGCGGGATCATTTACCTGGGCTGGTGGGGAATTCCGCTGACCGTTTTCTGGGTGGTGGCCGTGACCAACGCGCTGAACCTGATTGACGGGTTGGACGGCCTGGCGGCCGGAACCGCGCTGATCGCCTCTTTTACGCTGGCGGTGGTGGCGGCCGTCGCGGGCAATATGGCGGTGGTGGCCGTCACGCTGATCCTGGCGGGGGCGCTCCTGGGGTTCTTGCGCTATAATTTCCACCCGGCCCGGGTGTTTCTGGGCGATACCGGTTCGATGTTCCTGGGGTTCACCCTGGCCACCCTGGCCATCATGGGCCTGACCAAGGGCGCGACCGCCCTTTCGGTGATCATCCCGGTCGTGATCCTGGGCATTCCGCTCACCGACACCGCCTTCGCCGTCCTGCGGCGCTACCGGAACGGCAGCCCGATCTTCTATCCGGACAAGGGCCACCTGCACCACCGGCTGTTGGGCGCGGGGCTTACCCACCGGGGCGCGGTGCTGTCCATGTACGGGGTGAACGTCGTGCTCGGCGGCAGTGCCGTGTTGCTCACCATCCTCAGCACGGAACAGGCGGTGCTGATGCTCTTTATTCTAGCAGTGCTGCTGCTCACCGCCGCGAACCGCGTCGGGATGTTCGGGAGCGCGGCCGGGGAGCCAAGCCCGGAAGTAGCAGCCCAGACCGGCAAGCGCTCCGACCTCTAG
- a CDS encoding DUF421 domain-containing protein, which produces MNPFLEIVIRAVGAFIAVILITRIVGKSQIGQLTVTDFVNGIVIGSIAAALAIDLRTPASFYFLALAVFSGLTLFLEWATMKSRPVRKILEDEPTIVVHNGKILETKMRNMRYHLDDLMMQLRGKGAFNIADVEFAVLEPNGEMSVLLKSQKRPVTPADLHLPTRYEGVPSELIMDGTVIEQNLVQNNLDEEWLYRELERQGVRSSEEVMYASLDSEGNLYVDLKEDAIDHYTDVADKVTGKFPQ; this is translated from the coding sequence ATGAATCCCTTTCTAGAGATCGTGATCCGCGCTGTGGGTGCCTTCATCGCCGTGATCCTGATCACCCGCATCGTGGGCAAATCCCAGATCGGACAGCTGACCGTGACCGACTTCGTGAACGGCATTGTCATCGGTTCGATCGCCGCCGCCCTGGCCATCGACCTCCGTACGCCGGCGTCCTTTTACTTTCTGGCGCTGGCCGTGTTCAGCGGCCTGACCCTCTTCCTGGAATGGGCAACCATGAAGAGCCGTCCGGTGCGGAAAATCCTCGAGGACGAACCCACCATCGTGGTGCACAACGGGAAGATCCTGGAGACCAAGATGCGCAATATGCGCTACCACCTGGACGACCTGATGATGCAGCTGCGCGGCAAGGGGGCGTTCAACATCGCCGACGTGGAGTTCGCGGTGCTGGAGCCGAACGGGGAAATGAGCGTGTTGCTGAAGTCGCAGAAACGCCCGGTCACCCCGGCCGACCTGCACCTGCCCACCCGCTACGAGGGAGTGCCGTCGGAACTGATCATGGACGGGACGGTGATCGAGCAGAACCTGGTCCAGAACAATCTCGACGAGGAGTGGCTGTACCGGGAGCTGGAGAGACAGGGTGTGCGCTCTTCCGAAGAAGTGATGTACGCCAGCCTGGACAGCGAAGGGAATCTCTACGTCGACCTGAAGGAAGACGCTATTGACCACTACACCGACGTTGCCGACAAGGTGACGGGGAAGTTCCCGCAGTAG
- the galU gene encoding UTP--glucose-1-phosphate uridylyltransferase GalU, translated as MGVKKAVIPAAGLGVRFLPATKSQPKEMIPIIDKPTIQYIIEEALASGIEDILIISGRGKRAIEDHFDHAPELETYLAAKGKDAELAEVQRISGMGNIHYVRQRYPLGLGHAVGCARAFVGDAPFAVLLGDDIVRGAAPCLKQLLEQHAKLGASVVALEEVPLEEVSKYGVIRGRAAGPRLFAVEDLVEKPPVDQAPSRMAVMGRYILDPRIFPLIEQTQPGAGGEIQLTDALRLLVREQPLYGYRFEGRRYDVGHCLGYLKATVDFALERDEVRAPFLEYLRGKV; from the coding sequence ATGGGTGTAAAGAAGGCGGTGATTCCGGCGGCCGGACTGGGGGTCCGGTTTCTGCCCGCCACCAAGTCCCAACCCAAAGAGATGATTCCGATCATCGACAAACCGACCATCCAGTACATCATCGAAGAAGCTTTGGCCTCGGGCATCGAGGATATCCTCATCATTTCCGGGCGCGGCAAGCGGGCCATCGAGGACCATTTCGACCACGCGCCGGAGCTGGAGACCTACCTGGCGGCGAAGGGGAAGGATGCGGAGCTGGCCGAGGTCCAGCGGATCAGCGGCATGGGCAACATTCACTACGTCCGGCAGCGGTACCCCCTGGGATTGGGGCACGCCGTGGGGTGCGCCCGGGCCTTTGTGGGCGACGCGCCCTTTGCCGTGCTGCTCGGAGACGACATCGTGCGCGGCGCGGCGCCCTGCCTGAAGCAACTGCTGGAACAGCACGCCAAGCTCGGGGCCAGTGTGGTGGCCCTGGAGGAAGTGCCGCTCGAAGAGGTGAGCAAGTACGGGGTGATCCGGGGCCGCGCCGCCGGGCCGCGGCTTTTCGCGGTGGAGGACCTGGTGGAGAAACCACCGGTGGATCAGGCGCCGTCCCGGATGGCGGTGATGGGGCGCTATATCCTGGACCCGCGTATTTTCCCCCTGATCGAGCAAACCCAGCCCGGTGCCGGGGGCGAAATCCAGCTTACCGACGCCTTGCGCCTGCTGGTCCGGGAACAACCCCTTTACGGCTACCGGTTTGAGGGGCGGCGTTACGACGTCGGTCACTGCCTGGGCTACCTGAAGGCCACCGTCGACTTTGCCCTGGAGCGTGACGAGGTGCGCGCACCGTTTTTGGAGTACCTGCGCGGCAAGGTTTGA
- a CDS encoding DUF5693 family protein: MSAKTYQRLLILMVAAALVPAFWLAGQRVGAERDFRQVEMAVVYEEAVLLAGLLGREPAAVLEDLREQGVTAVLFREPTLNQAALAGEFTVLSAAELRDKPWFAGAGFELFSDHQYLVTRDERVFERLGRQMEMKVPSSWSYVTADGSFVVAAPIPGLYLDVLGAGFPAHGLEQAAAAGLDVIPQVRTWPGVTPTGLTLLAETLTEMPGLSAVAFNDPTLPGYPGLVHVLARELGPLGVPVTDVEFFPQAGVKQLGRTMPARQVMLHAIPAHEMARYTPAQAADRFVLAAVERNARVLLVRFFFDASHAGDVWAANSAYLKDITSRLEAAGLTLGTPKTPVPWQPPRVPVVLIGLGVVAGGLLLWEMLRNSRLPGPALALPAAAAAAWLAVAFITEVNWAAKLAALAGVIIFPSLALVSVVREEGASVGASLVRFLQAAAISLVGAVYMVGLLSDTGFLIKLDQFAGVKLAHAAPLLLVIPYLAFRPRDGAGWLERFRDFLDRPVLVKYAAVAAVVAAVGAVYLLRTGNEPALLVSSIELKLRSALDQLLAVRPRTKEFLLGHPWLLLLLFTGCRDARFLPLAALGLVGQISLVNTFAHLHTPLFVSAFRAFNGLWLGVALGLALIAAWYLGGRMLEAGSRRSEAGGEEGAGGGQSGVER, from the coding sequence TTGTCTGCGAAAACGTACCAACGGCTCCTGATCCTGATGGTTGCCGCCGCCCTGGTGCCGGCCTTCTGGCTGGCCGGGCAGCGGGTTGGGGCGGAACGTGATTTCCGGCAGGTGGAAATGGCGGTCGTCTACGAAGAGGCGGTGCTCCTGGCGGGGCTCTTGGGCCGTGAACCGGCGGCGGTTCTGGAGGACTTGCGGGAGCAGGGAGTAACGGCGGTCCTGTTCCGCGAGCCTACTTTGAATCAGGCGGCTCTGGCGGGCGAGTTCACGGTGCTGAGCGCCGCCGAACTCCGGGATAAGCCCTGGTTTGCGGGTGCGGGCTTTGAACTCTTTTCGGATCACCAGTACTTGGTGACCCGCGATGAGCGGGTGTTTGAACGTTTGGGCCGCCAGATGGAAATGAAGGTCCCGTCCAGCTGGAGCTACGTAACGGCGGACGGGTCGTTCGTGGTTGCCGCCCCCATCCCGGGGCTGTACCTGGATGTGCTGGGGGCCGGATTTCCGGCTCACGGGCTGGAACAAGCGGCGGCCGCAGGCCTGGACGTGATTCCCCAGGTGCGCACCTGGCCGGGGGTTACCCCCACGGGCCTGACTCTGCTGGCCGAAACCTTGACCGAAATGCCCGGACTTTCGGCGGTGGCCTTCAACGACCCGACCCTGCCCGGTTATCCGGGCCTGGTGCACGTCCTGGCCCGGGAACTGGGGCCGCTGGGTGTGCCGGTCACCGACGTCGAGTTTTTTCCACAGGCCGGAGTGAAACAGCTCGGCCGGACAATGCCGGCGCGCCAGGTGATGCTGCACGCCATTCCCGCCCACGAGATGGCGCGGTATACGCCGGCGCAGGCGGCCGACCGCTTCGTCCTGGCCGCCGTCGAGCGCAACGCGCGGGTGCTCTTGGTGCGGTTCTTCTTCGACGCTAGTCACGCCGGTGATGTCTGGGCGGCGAACAGCGCCTACCTGAAAGACATCACTTCCCGGTTGGAGGCGGCCGGGCTGACGCTCGGCACGCCGAAGACCCCCGTTCCCTGGCAGCCGCCGCGGGTCCCGGTGGTCCTGATCGGCTTGGGGGTGGTCGCCGGCGGGTTGCTCCTGTGGGAAATGCTGCGAAACAGCAGGCTGCCCGGCCCCGCCTTGGCGCTGCCGGCGGCGGCGGCGGCGGCTTGGCTGGCAGTGGCTTTCATCACCGAGGTCAACTGGGCGGCCAAGCTGGCGGCCCTGGCCGGGGTGATCATCTTTCCCTCTCTGGCCCTGGTGAGTGTCGTCCGGGAAGAGGGGGCTTCGGTGGGGGCGAGCCTGGTCCGCTTCCTCCAGGCCGCCGCTATTTCACTGGTGGGCGCTGTCTACATGGTCGGCCTTCTTTCCGACACCGGATTTCTGATCAAACTGGACCAGTTTGCCGGGGTGAAGCTGGCCCACGCCGCCCCGCTCCTACTGGTGATACCTTACCTGGCTTTCCGGCCCCGGGATGGCGCGGGTTGGCTGGAACGCTTCCGCGATTTCCTGGACCGGCCGGTGCTGGTCAAGTACGCCGCCGTCGCCGCAGTGGTGGCCGCGGTCGGCGCCGTGTACCTCCTGCGCACCGGGAACGAGCCCGCGCTGCTGGTGTCGTCCATAGAATTGAAACTGCGCTCCGCGCTTGACCAGTTGCTCGCGGTGCGGCCCCGGACCAAAGAATTCCTTCTTGGCCACCCCTGGCTCTTGCTGCTGCTTTTCACCGGCTGCCGGGACGCCCGCTTCCTGCCGCTCGCCGCCCTGGGCCTGGTCGGCCAGATCTCGCTGGTCAACACTTTCGCCCACCTGCACACGCCGCTTTTTGTGTCCGCGTTCCGGGCTTTCAACGGGCTGTGGCTGGGCGTGGCCCTCGGGTTGGCTCTGATCGCGGCCTGGTACCTGGGGGGAAGGATGTTGGAGGCCGGAAGTCGGAGGTCGGAGGCCGGAGGGGAAGAAGGGGCAGGTGGCGGACAATCCGGTGTCGAAAGGTAA
- the fabZ gene encoding 3-hydroxyacyl-ACP dehydratase FabZ, giving the protein MLDIKQIMALLPHRHPFLLVDRVVELSPGKRAVGLKNVTMNEPFFTGHFPGYPVMPGVLVIEALAQVAAVTVLSLEEYRDKLPLFAGIDKARFRRQVVPGDVLRLEVEILQLRGKVGKCRGTAFVGPDRVAETELLFAAAARPG; this is encoded by the coding sequence GTGCTGGACATCAAGCAAATAATGGCGCTCCTGCCCCACCGCCACCCGTTCTTGCTGGTGGACCGGGTGGTGGAGCTTTCGCCCGGCAAGAGAGCGGTCGGCTTAAAAAACGTTACCATGAACGAACCTTTCTTTACGGGTCATTTCCCGGGCTACCCGGTGATGCCCGGTGTACTCGTGATCGAGGCGCTGGCACAGGTGGCGGCCGTGACCGTCCTCAGCCTGGAGGAGTACCGGGATAAGCTGCCCCTCTTTGCCGGAATCGACAAGGCCCGTTTCCGGCGCCAGGTGGTGCCGGGCGACGTGTTGCGCCTGGAAGTGGAAATCCTGCAACTGCGGGGCAAGGTGGGCAAGTGCCGCGGTACGGCGTTTGTCGGTCCCGACCGGGTGGCCGAAACGGAACTTTTGTTTGCGGCGGCGGCCCGGCCGGGCTGA
- a CDS encoding FAD-dependent oxidoreductase yields the protein MFKRKKLLVWSGLPGLALAAALMFLFVPFWTGYTPFRTGLAPLPPLTAARAPTPGELAAAKFDVIVVGSEPEGIAAAVSAARNGARTLLVSERETLGGLMTAGMLNLTDMNRGHLWRLTTRGLFLEFHRLVGGSPFDVERAVQVFEHMVAAEELLMVARPAHAIGPLVEEGRVTGVGFSYRGAGLSLHAGRVIDATPDGDIAAAAGAPYTYGQADFGREGAMAATLMLHFGGVDWDGVRRAARDKTFGAARVRGNHGRGFGELFTAYEPADPGMRLRGFNITRQSDGTVVINALLIFGVDPRDPESVADAYRRGKAETGHVLEFLRREFPGFEQASVAGWPEMLYVRESRHIQGEYVLDIADVLEHRDFPDRVAIGAYPVDVQAARPGEFGFVIGDPVQYGVPFRSLVPREVENLLVVGRAASFSSLAAGSARVIPVGMACGQAAGAAAAYSLRHGVGFREIAAEPEGPHIKAIQKILTSQGAYLTPFKLTPKFTRHPDYPAAREVLRLGLINAGYKNDFGFDRTTTHLEFANVFTGALTRAGALGRLPGLEEVRYPRHVPAAPLTAPEAARMVLWVTGTASAADTAWPLALDKGLVPPELAGHAPDAPLTRGDLYRWTAHALQTL from the coding sequence ATGTTCAAGCGCAAGAAGTTGCTGGTTTGGTCCGGCCTGCCGGGGCTGGCCTTGGCCGCCGCCCTGATGTTCCTGTTCGTACCCTTCTGGACCGGTTACACACCCTTCCGGACCGGCCTCGCGCCCCTGCCCCCGTTGACGGCTGCGCGGGCGCCCACGCCCGGAGAGTTGGCCGCCGCGAAGTTCGACGTAATCGTGGTCGGCAGCGAGCCCGAGGGCATCGCCGCCGCCGTCTCGGCCGCCCGTAACGGCGCGCGCACCCTGCTCGTCTCCGAGCGCGAGACTTTAGGGGGGCTGATGACGGCCGGGATGCTGAACCTCACCGACATGAACCGGGGACACCTGTGGCGCCTGACCACCCGCGGCCTCTTTCTGGAATTTCACCGGCTGGTGGGAGGCTCGCCCTTCGACGTCGAACGCGCCGTACAGGTCTTTGAGCACATGGTCGCGGCCGAGGAACTGCTTATGGTGGCGCGGCCGGCCCACGCCATCGGGCCGCTGGTGGAGGAGGGCCGGGTGACGGGCGTAGGCTTTTCGTACCGGGGCGCGGGGCTTTCTCTTCACGCCGGACGGGTGATCGACGCCACGCCGGACGGGGACATCGCCGCCGCAGCCGGCGCCCCATACACGTACGGCCAGGCGGATTTCGGCCGGGAGGGCGCCATGGCCGCCACCCTGATGCTGCACTTCGGCGGGGTGGATTGGGACGGGGTGCGCCGGGCGGCACGGGATAAGACCTTCGGCGCGGCGCGTGTGCGCGGGAACCACGGGCGGGGCTTCGGCGAACTCTTCACCGCCTACGAACCGGCGGACCCGGGGATGCGCCTGCGGGGCTTCAACATTACGCGCCAGAGCGACGGCACGGTGGTCATCAACGCCCTCCTGATCTTCGGCGTCGACCCCCGGGACCCGGAGAGCGTCGCGGACGCCTACCGGCGGGGAAAGGCCGAAACCGGGCACGTCCTGGAATTCCTGCGCCGTGAGTTCCCCGGTTTCGAGCAGGCGTCGGTCGCCGGCTGGCCCGAGATGCTGTACGTCCGCGAAAGCCGGCACATCCAGGGCGAGTACGTGCTGGACATCGCCGACGTGCTGGAGCACCGGGACTTCCCGGACCGGGTGGCCATCGGCGCCTACCCGGTCGACGTGCAGGCCGCCCGGCCGGGGGAGTTCGGCTTCGTGATCGGCGACCCGGTGCAGTACGGCGTGCCGTTCCGGAGCCTGGTGCCGCGGGAGGTGGAAAACCTGCTGGTGGTGGGGCGCGCCGCCTCCTTCAGCTCACTGGCCGCGGGCAGCGCGCGGGTGATTCCGGTCGGCATGGCCTGCGGGCAGGCGGCCGGGGCCGCGGCCGCGTACAGCCTGCGCCACGGCGTGGGATTCCGGGAAATAGCGGCCGAGCCCGAGGGTCCGCACATCAAGGCCATCCAGAAAATCCTGACCAGCCAGGGCGCCTACCTGACGCCTTTCAAACTCACGCCCAAGTTCACCCGGCACCCGGACTACCCGGCCGCCCGGGAGGTGCTGCGCCTCGGCCTGATCAACGCCGGCTACAAAAACGACTTCGGCTTTGACCGCACCACCACCCACCTGGAGTTCGCCAACGTGTTCACCGGGGCCCTGACCCGCGCAGGAGCGCTCGGCCGCCTGCCCGGCCTGGAAGAAGTCCGCTACCCCCGGCACGTGCCCGCCGCACCCCTGACCGCTCCGGAGGCCGCCCGCATGGTGCTCTGGGTCACCGGCACCGCCTCGGCGGCGGACACCGCCTGGCCGCTGGCGCTGGATAAGGGCCTGGTTCCCCCGGAGCTTGCCGGCCACGCGCCGGACGCACCGCTTACCCGCGGCGACCTGTACCGCTGGACCGCCCACGCCCTCCAAACCCTGTAG
- a CDS encoding WecB/TagA/CpsF family glycosyltransferase, whose translation MQTVDILGAPVARLTLDEAAAAVAGFVREGRPRQVITLNPEFLYRAQSEPELMAAVRRADLVTADGVGIVWAARRAGNPVPERVTGIDLLLRLAEEAARHRWRVFLLGSAPGVAEAAARELATRYPGLVPAGTDHGYFKPEEEPEVVAKVRQSRADVLFVALGAPRQELWAARHLEALGVPAVIGVGGSLDVLAGRVRRAPAWMRRLHLEWMGRLLMDPRRWRRQAVLPKFALLVLRRYPPFSTGFGGRGRSSGTGRRG comes from the coding sequence ATGCAAACGGTGGATATCCTGGGCGCGCCGGTGGCGCGCCTGACGCTGGACGAGGCGGCGGCGGCGGTGGCCGGTTTCGTGCGGGAGGGCCGTCCCCGCCAGGTGATCACCTTGAACCCGGAGTTTCTCTACCGGGCGCAGTCCGAGCCCGAATTGATGGCGGCCGTGCGCCGGGCCGACCTGGTGACCGCCGACGGCGTGGGTATCGTCTGGGCGGCCCGGCGGGCCGGCAATCCGGTGCCGGAGCGGGTGACCGGCATCGACCTCCTGCTCCGCCTGGCCGAGGAAGCTGCCCGGCACCGCTGGCGCGTATTTCTGCTGGGGTCGGCGCCGGGTGTCGCCGAGGCCGCCGCGCGGGAACTGGCGACGCGGTACCCGGGACTGGTGCCGGCGGGCACGGACCACGGGTACTTCAAACCGGAAGAGGAGCCGGAAGTGGTGGCCAAGGTGCGGCAAAGCCGGGCGGATGTCCTGTTTGTGGCCCTGGGCGCGCCCCGGCAGGAACTCTGGGCGGCGCGGCACCTGGAAGCGCTGGGGGTGCCGGCGGTGATCGGGGTCGGCGGGAGTCTGGACGTGCTGGCCGGCCGGGTGCGCCGGGCGCCCGCCTGGATGCGGCGCCTGCACCTGGAATGGATGGGCCGGCTGTTGATGGACCCGCGGCGCTGGCGGCGCCAGGCCGTGCTCCCGAAATTCGCCCTCCTGGTCCTCCGCCGCTACCCCCCTTTTTCTACAGGGTTTGGAGGGCGTGGGCGGTCCAGCGGTACAGGTCGCCGCGGGTAA
- the csaB gene encoding polysaccharide pyruvyl transferase CsaB: MKHGLAGDRPRPRVLVSGYYGFQNAGDEAILYALIRGLESCRPGIGITVLSADPKHTAGAYGVRAVPRTDPRAVLGALRACDLFVSGGGGLLQDVTSLASLQYYLGLIALARMLGRPVFIYAQGIGPLETRAGRLLTRTVLNRVQAVTVRDTRSRDLLRALGVRRPPVEVTADPVLGLEPEAEWRARGRELLAKAGVLDGRVAGFSVRPWSGDADYTAALARVADELDAAGYRPVFLPFHHPGDLAACRAVAARMAAPALIVEERLDFAALMGVCAHLDLAVGMRLHFLVFAALAGVVPVGLPYDPKVRLFLDRLELPAAVRVDRVTPDGLSRAVAAALARRGTLEQTLKTRVEILRLEARRTPALACDLLPGAGNRSGMSKKPERP; the protein is encoded by the coding sequence TTGAAACACGGGCTTGCCGGGGACCGGCCCCGCCCGCGGGTCCTGGTTTCCGGATACTACGGGTTTCAAAACGCCGGCGACGAGGCGATCCTGTACGCGCTGATCCGCGGCCTTGAGTCGTGCCGGCCTGGGATCGGCATCACCGTGCTGTCGGCCGACCCGAAGCACACGGCCGGGGCCTACGGGGTGCGGGCCGTGCCCCGCACCGACCCGCGCGCCGTCTTGGGCGCCTTGCGCGCCTGCGACCTTTTCGTCAGCGGCGGGGGCGGGCTGCTGCAAGACGTGACCAGCCTGGCGAGCCTGCAATACTATCTGGGCCTGATCGCACTGGCCCGGATGCTGGGGCGGCCGGTTTTCATCTACGCGCAGGGGATCGGCCCCCTTGAAACGCGTGCGGGGCGGCTCTTGACCAGGACCGTCTTAAACCGCGTTCAGGCGGTGACCGTCCGCGACACCCGCTCCCGGGACCTGCTCCGGGCGCTGGGGGTCCGGCGGCCCCCCGTGGAAGTCACCGCCGACCCGGTCCTCGGCCTGGAGCCGGAGGCCGAATGGCGCGCGCGGGGCCGGGAGCTGCTCGCGAAGGCCGGGGTGCTGGACGGCCGGGTGGCGGGTTTTTCGGTCCGGCCCTGGTCCGGGGACGCGGATTACACGGCGGCGCTGGCCCGGGTGGCCGACGAGCTGGACGCCGCCGGTTACCGGCCGGTGTTTTTGCCGTTTCACCACCCCGGGGACCTGGCCGCCTGCCGGGCGGTGGCGGCCCGGATGGCCGCCCCGGCGCTGATCGTGGAAGAACGCCTTGATTTTGCGGCCTTGATGGGGGTTTGCGCCCACCTGGACCTGGCGGTGGGGATGCGGCTTCACTTCCTGGTGTTCGCCGCCCTGGCCGGGGTGGTGCCGGTGGGATTGCCGTACGATCCCAAGGTGCGGCTTTTCTTGGACCGGCTGGAACTGCCGGCGGCGGTGCGGGTGGACCGGGTGACGCCGGATGGTTTGAGCCGTGCCGTGGCGGCCGCCCTCGCGCGGCGCGGGACGCTGGAGCAGACGCTGAAAACGAGGGTGGAGATCCTGCGGCTGGAGGCCCGGCGTACGCCGGCCCTGGCCTGCGATTTGCTGCCGGGGGCAGGAAACCGGTCCGGAATGTCGAAGAAACCGGAGAGGCCGTGA